The following proteins come from a genomic window of Nitrospinota bacterium:
- a CDS encoding methyltransferase domain-containing protein, whose amino-acid sequence MIPKLFRAVRGLTAREGIARGFYQPRVRHRAALALVGASGRFLEIGCGRGFFLEELALTAPNLYTVGIDNATDQLRSFTRTYLDNHGGTAAHLVSARAEALPFPDGTFEAASCLNTLYNLPSMAVIRTFLLEMARVLKPGGRCLIDIRNRWNLPTVLRFRLLHWHDPTLPHRLKTYSTSELEGALEGTGLHPVRLHRIGLLKSPFCPVILFELEKKGG is encoded by the coding sequence ATGATTCCAAAGCTGTTCAGGGCGGTGAGAGGCCTGACGGCCCGGGAGGGCATTGCACGGGGCTTCTACCAGCCTCGTGTCCGGCACCGCGCAGCCCTGGCCCTTGTTGGCGCCTCAGGCCGATTCCTTGAGATTGGCTGCGGCAGAGGGTTCTTCTTAGAAGAGCTTGCCCTCACCGCACCTAATCTCTATACGGTGGGGATCGACAACGCCACGGACCAGCTTCGCTCCTTCACGCGAACCTACCTGGACAATCATGGAGGCACCGCGGCCCACTTGGTGAGCGCCAGGGCCGAAGCTCTCCCTTTCCCGGACGGGACCTTTGAAGCGGCCTCCTGCTTAAACACCCTTTACAACCTACCTTCCATGGCCGTCATACGCACCTTTTTGCTGGAGATGGCCCGCGTCCTCAAGCCCGGCGGCCGCTGCCTGATAGACATCAGGAACCGATGGAACCTCCCAACCGTCTTGAGGTTCCGACTCCTGCATTGGCACGATCCCACTCTTCCCCATCGCCTCAAGACTTACTCAACCTCAGAGCTGGAGGGGGCCCTTGAGGGGACGGGGCTCCACCCTGTACGGCTCCACCGAATCGGGCTCCTAAAAAGCCCTTTCTGCCCTGTGATCTTATTCGAGCTGGAAAAAAAAGGCGGGTAG
- a CDS encoding PIG-L family deacetylase codes for MNILAVGAHPDDIEFGCGGTLIKYTRQGHKVYLLVATHGDQGGDGNVRAKELRRSAQIMGATDLFIFEYPDTKLPLDKELISRIEDVIKVVSPNIIFVHYFDDTHQDHRALSKVTTSATRYIKNVLFYEVPTTQNFAPTVFTDIENELEDKLACLEAHASQVTKTNIEGLTIVDFARSAAHFRGIQGRVKNAEGFIPLRLFVNVD; via the coding sequence GTGAACATCTTAGCCGTAGGCGCTCATCCTGACGACATCGAGTTCGGCTGCGGCGGCACCCTCATCAAGTACACGCGCCAAGGCCACAAGGTCTACCTCCTCGTCGCGACACATGGGGATCAAGGCGGCGATGGAAATGTGCGGGCTAAGGAGCTCAGGCGCTCGGCCCAGATTATGGGTGCTACGGACCTGTTTATCTTCGAATACCCGGACACCAAGCTGCCTCTTGACAAAGAGCTGATATCTCGCATCGAGGATGTCATCAAAGTCGTCAGCCCCAACATCATTTTCGTCCACTATTTTGACGACACCCATCAAGACCACCGCGCCCTCTCTAAGGTCACCACCTCCGCTACTCGATACATCAAGAACGTCTTATTCTACGAGGTCCCCACGACACAAAACTTCGCCCCCACCGTGTTCACCGATATAGAGAATGAGCTAGAGGATAAGCTCGCCTGTCTGGAGGCCCACGCCTCTCAGGTGACGAAGACCAACATTGAGGGGCTTACGATTGTGGACTTCGCTCGCTCGGCAGCGCATTTCCGAGGCATCCAGGGTCGAGTGAAAAATGCCGAAGGGTTTATCCCGCTTCGCCTTTTTGTAAACGTGGACTAG
- a CDS encoding undecaprenyl/decaprenyl-phosphate alpha-N-acetylglucosaminyl 1-phosphate transferase codes for MTSTERTTYYSVLGLLIALLLPYTKHLLTAWGLRSAYILGLSFAISYLLTPVVRSGASALDVVDIPSSRKVHVHPTPLMGGLAIYIAFTCSIFANFLFIPQIKGILIGSTIVVVIGVIDDVVGVGARTKLAAQLVATAIVMASGVTLVLIPQAWIGSTLVNGALTIIWIVGITNAMNFFDGMDGLAPGLAAVISFFLGILAFQTNQPYLGWLAIAIFGASVGFMPYNFRFNGPATIFLGDTGSTFLGFALACLAVLGEWAHQNPIVSISAPLLIFSVLIFDMFHTTIARFYTGKISTIREWLEYTGKDHLHHRLAEVLDSPRQSVLFILLLSFCLGLTSTVLRNAQTRDALLLIVQAVVILLLVTILENVTRWRRENDKERQSPVSTEGEHTVSSVAPDEAEDDAP; via the coding sequence ATGACTTCTACTGAGAGGACCACCTACTATTCGGTACTGGGCTTGTTAATAGCCCTCCTGCTTCCCTACACAAAACACCTCCTCACTGCATGGGGCCTCAGGTCGGCCTACATCCTCGGCTTATCCTTCGCCATCTCCTATCTCCTGACCCCAGTGGTCCGCTCCGGGGCCTCGGCCCTCGATGTCGTAGATATCCCAAGCTCCAGGAAGGTGCACGTCCATCCGACGCCGCTGATGGGAGGCCTGGCCATTTATATCGCTTTCACGTGCTCGATTTTCGCCAACTTCCTCTTCATCCCGCAGATCAAGGGTATCCTTATCGGAAGCACGATTGTCGTCGTCATAGGGGTCATCGACGACGTTGTAGGCGTAGGTGCCCGGACCAAGCTCGCCGCCCAGCTAGTGGCAACAGCCATTGTCATGGCCAGCGGGGTGACCCTCGTCCTGATTCCCCAGGCCTGGATAGGCAGCACGCTGGTCAACGGCGCACTCACGATTATTTGGATCGTCGGTATCACGAACGCCATGAACTTCTTCGACGGAATGGACGGTCTCGCCCCGGGGCTGGCCGCCGTCATTTCTTTCTTCTTGGGGATCCTGGCCTTCCAGACCAACCAGCCCTACCTTGGATGGCTGGCAATCGCCATCTTCGGAGCCTCGGTCGGCTTCATGCCCTACAACTTTCGGTTCAACGGGCCCGCAACCATCTTCCTGGGCGATACCGGGAGCACCTTCCTCGGCTTCGCCCTGGCCTGCTTGGCAGTGCTGGGTGAGTGGGCGCACCAAAACCCCATTGTCTCCATTTCCGCTCCTTTGCTCATATTCAGCGTGCTCATTTTCGATATGTTCCATACCACAATAGCCCGGTTCTACACTGGAAAGATCTCGACCATAAGGGAGTGGTTGGAATACACGGGAAAGGACCATCTGCACCACCGTCTGGCGGAGGTGCTCGACAGCCCGCGCCAGAGCGTGCTGTTCATTTTACTGCTGTCCTTCTGTCTGGGACTGACCTCCACGGTCCTGCGCAATGCTCAAACGAGGGACGCCTTACTGCTGATTGTCCAGGCAGTCGTGATTCTACTACTGGTGACCATCCTGGAGAACGTGACCCGTTGGAGACGGGAGAACGACAAAGAGCGACAATCCCCCGTATCAACCGAAGGGGAGCACACGGTTTCGTCTGTGGCGCCTGACGAAGCCGAGGATGATGCCCCATGA
- a CDS encoding WbqC family protein, with protein MIVAIHQPHYLPWLGYLDKLDRADAFVVLDTVQFVRREHQNRNRIRTADGWTWLTVPVKSAYKAPLLEVTIDNEQTWSRKHLQALKLNYGRAPHFMEHLPFLTDTYVKLWPKLVELCLHTLTYLKEAFGIVTPVHLASSFETHQEPTARLIDLCKALEAETYLAGVGGRNYMDMKMFEEAKIAVEFQEFTHPVYPQCFEHFEPAMAAIDLLFNCGKGGFELVRRARETLL; from the coding sequence ATGATTGTTGCTATCCACCAACCTCACTACCTCCCCTGGCTTGGCTACCTGGATAAGCTTGACAGGGCTGATGCCTTTGTCGTACTCGATACGGTCCAGTTTGTCAGGCGGGAGCACCAGAACCGCAACCGCATCAGGACGGCCGACGGCTGGACGTGGCTCACAGTTCCGGTCAAGAGCGCTTACAAAGCGCCCCTGCTCGAGGTCACCATCGACAACGAGCAGACATGGAGCCGGAAGCACCTACAAGCGCTCAAGCTCAACTACGGCCGCGCACCTCACTTTATGGAGCACCTGCCCTTCCTTACCGACACCTATGTCAAGCTATGGCCAAAGCTCGTAGAACTCTGCCTCCATACCCTAACATACCTCAAGGAAGCCTTTGGTATCGTGACCCCAGTACACCTGGCCTCATCCTTTGAAACCCATCAGGAGCCCACGGCACGGCTTATTGACCTCTGCAAGGCCCTGGAGGCAGAGACCTACCTCGCAGGCGTGGGGGGAAGAAACTATATGGATATGAAAATGTTCGAAGAAGCGAAGATCGCCGTCGAGTTTCAAGAGTTTACACACCCGGTCTATCCCCAATGTTTTGAACACTTTGAACCCGCTATGGCCGCCATTGACTTGCTCTTCAACTGCGGAAAGGGAGGATTTGAGTTGGTCCGCCGAGCCAGGGAGACTCTCCTGTGA